A stretch of the Proteus sp. ZN5 genome encodes the following:
- the hrpB gene encoding ATP-dependent helicase HrpB, which produces MHLLPIFDVTEKIVTALKQSPQVLLHAPTGAGKSTALPLYLLEQNCFDGKIILLEPRRIAAKSIAYRLASQLNEEVGNTVGYRMKAESKVSLQTRLEVVTEGVLNRMLQQDPELTGVSLVILDEFHERSLQADLALALLLDVQMGLRDDLRVLIMSATLDNQKLTSLLPDAPMISAQGRSYPVERVYSPINTHQPFEQEIATMALRLLAQETGSMLIFLPGSAEIVRVVDILKDKVDGNILLFPLYGALSLAEQQKAIEPTEKGYRKVVLATNIAETSLTIEGIRLVLDSAIEKRAQFDLKSGVTSLLRQRISQSSQTQRAGRAGRLEAGICWHLISQEQAERVASHQVPEILSSDLSSLWLSILLWGCRDINQLNWLDTPTPQALHAAQDLLYRLGAIDKQGGLTARGSRMAQWGIEPRLAAILDYASEQSDNHLATAARLCAILEEPPRGQEINLEWIAQQKNTFWTRREKQLSQHRKGMFCPELLGLLLAVGFPDRIAKNRDNQGRFRLANGQGAMMDHSHSISDTPWILAPLLLQNVHYADVRILLALPIDIDEISATFPELIENNTTVEWDEKRGTLVAWQQRQLGRLTLSQRQLDKPNKQQMQQALLNWLRDNGLNALALNEETQQLFIRLSLAKKWCPEALLPDLEETVLLETLETWLLPEMGDVQTLKALQQIDINTIIKNQLTWHENQLLQSLFPTHYLAPTGTKVIINYDLELPPVIAIRIQEVYGEQQSPIVANGQLPVVMELLSPAHRPIQKTQDLATFWAGSYKEVQKEMKGRYPKHLWPDSPADTAPTRRVKKYSQ; this is translated from the coding sequence GTGCATTTATTGCCAATCTTTGATGTAACAGAAAAAATCGTTACCGCATTAAAACAATCCCCACAAGTTTTGCTTCATGCACCCACTGGTGCAGGTAAATCCACGGCACTTCCCCTCTATTTGCTGGAGCAAAATTGCTTTGATGGCAAAATCATTTTATTAGAGCCAAGACGAATAGCCGCTAAAAGCATTGCTTACCGTTTAGCTAGTCAGCTAAATGAAGAAGTTGGCAATACGGTAGGTTACCGTATGAAGGCGGAAAGCAAAGTCAGCTTACAAACTCGACTTGAAGTGGTAACAGAAGGGGTATTAAACCGGATGTTACAGCAAGATCCGGAACTAACGGGCGTGAGTCTAGTGATTTTAGATGAATTTCATGAACGTAGTTTACAGGCAGATTTAGCACTGGCTCTATTGCTTGATGTGCAGATGGGGTTACGTGATGATTTACGTGTTTTGATTATGTCCGCAACCTTAGATAATCAAAAGCTCACCTCATTATTACCAGATGCCCCCATGATCAGTGCACAAGGGCGCAGTTACCCCGTCGAAAGGGTGTATTCTCCTATCAATACGCATCAACCCTTTGAACAAGAAATTGCCACAATGGCGCTGCGATTATTAGCACAAGAAACTGGTTCTATGCTGATATTCTTGCCAGGTAGTGCAGAGATAGTGCGTGTTGTAGATATTCTAAAAGATAAAGTGGATGGCAATATTTTGTTATTTCCACTTTATGGCGCGCTTTCATTAGCAGAACAACAAAAAGCGATTGAGCCAACTGAAAAAGGTTATCGAAAAGTCGTACTTGCCACCAATATTGCAGAAACCAGTCTGACTATTGAAGGTATTCGCTTAGTCCTTGATAGCGCTATTGAAAAACGCGCTCAATTTGATTTGAAAAGCGGTGTCACTAGCTTACTGCGTCAAAGAATTAGTCAATCATCACAAACACAAAGAGCTGGGCGAGCAGGACGTCTTGAGGCTGGTATTTGCTGGCATTTAATAAGCCAAGAACAGGCAGAGCGTGTTGCTTCTCACCAAGTACCTGAAATTTTAAGTAGTGATTTATCGTCGTTATGGCTTTCTATCTTGCTGTGGGGCTGTCGTGACATTAATCAGTTGAATTGGTTAGATACGCCAACACCCCAAGCATTACATGCCGCTCAAGATTTATTGTATCGTTTAGGTGCAATAGATAAACAAGGTGGATTAACCGCACGAGGCTCGCGCATGGCTCAATGGGGCATAGAGCCTCGACTTGCTGCGATCTTAGATTATGCAAGTGAGCAAAGTGATAATCATCTCGCGACGGCAGCACGCTTATGTGCAATCTTAGAAGAGCCACCCCGAGGACAAGAAATTAATCTGGAGTGGATTGCTCAACAAAAAAACACTTTCTGGACACGACGTGAAAAACAGCTTTCTCAACATCGGAAAGGGATGTTTTGCCCTGAATTGTTAGGTTTATTATTAGCGGTTGGATTTCCTGATAGGATTGCTAAAAATCGGGATAACCAAGGGCGTTTTCGTTTAGCTAATGGACAAGGTGCCATGATGGATCACTCGCACTCAATAAGTGATACACCGTGGATCTTAGCACCATTATTACTACAAAATGTGCATTATGCTGATGTCCGCATTTTATTAGCACTACCGATTGATATCGATGAAATATCAGCTACTTTTCCAGAGCTTATTGAAAATAATACGACTGTTGAATGGGATGAAAAACGCGGTACGTTGGTCGCATGGCAACAACGCCAATTAGGGCGATTAACCTTAAGCCAGCGCCAATTAGACAAACCCAATAAACAGCAAATGCAGCAAGCATTATTGAATTGGCTGAGAGATAACGGTTTAAATGCTTTAGCACTGAATGAAGAAACTCAACAGCTTTTTATACGCCTTTCTTTAGCGAAAAAATGGTGCCCAGAAGCCTTATTACCTGATTTAGAAGAAACGGTGTTACTTGAAACGTTAGAAACATGGCTATTGCCTGAGATGGGAGATGTTCAGACATTAAAGGCATTACAACAAATTGATATTAATACAATTATTAAAAATCAATTAACATGGCATGAAAATCAGTTGCTTCAAAGCTTATTTCCGACGCATTATTTGGCGCCTACAGGCACAAAAGTGATTATCAACTATGATTTGGAGTTACCTCCTGTGATTGCGATCCGCATTCAAGAGGTTTATGGCGAACAGCAAAGTCCTATTGTAGCGAATGGTCAATTACCCGTTGTGATGGAGTTACTATCACCTGCTCATCGACCTATTCAGAAAACACAAGATTTGGCGACCTTTTGGGCAGGAAGTTATAAAGAGGTGCAAAAAGAGATGAAAGGGCGTTACCCCAAGCATTTATGGCCTGACTCACCCGCAGATACCGCACCCACACGGCGAGTAAAAAAATATAGCCAATAA
- the panD gene encoding aspartate 1-decarboxylase gives MLRTMLQGKLHRVKVTQADLHYEGSCAIDQDFMDAAGILENEAIDIYNVDNGERFSTYAICAERGSRIISVNGAAARRAAVGDRLIICSYVQIPDSDARSHKPNIAYFEDNNEMKRIAKAVPVQVA, from the coding sequence ATGCTACGCACTATGTTACAAGGCAAACTTCATCGTGTAAAAGTGACACAAGCCGATCTGCATTATGAAGGCTCTTGCGCGATTGATCAGGATTTTATGGATGCCGCAGGTATTCTTGAAAATGAAGCGATCGATATTTATAACGTTGATAATGGCGAACGTTTTTCAACTTACGCCATTTGTGCAGAAAGAGGTTCACGAATTATTTCTGTCAATGGTGCCGCCGCTCGTCGTGCTGCCGTTGGCGATCGCTTAATTATTTGCTCTTATGTACAAATTCCTGATAGCGATGCGCGTAGCCATAAGCCAAACATTGCATATTTTGAAGACAACAATGAAATGAAACGTATTGCCAAAGCGGTACCTGTTCAAGTTGCTTAA
- the dksA gene encoding RNA polymerase-binding protein DksA: MQEGQKRKTSSMSILAIAGVEPYQEKAGEEYMNEAQLAHFKLILESWRNQLRDEVNRTVTHMQDEAANFPDPVDRAAQEEEFSLELRNRDRERKLIKKIEKTLKKVEDDDFGFCESCGVEIGIRRLEARPTADLCIDCKTLAEIREKQMAG, from the coding sequence ATGCAAGAAGGGCAAAAGCGTAAAACATCGTCCATGAGCATTCTCGCTATTGCTGGCGTTGAGCCATATCAGGAAAAAGCGGGCGAAGAGTACATGAACGAAGCCCAATTAGCGCATTTTAAGCTAATACTTGAATCTTGGCGCAATCAGCTCAGGGATGAAGTCAACCGCACCGTTACTCATATGCAAGATGAGGCGGCAAACTTCCCAGATCCCGTTGACCGTGCTGCACAAGAAGAAGAATTCAGTCTTGAGCTGCGTAACCGTGATCGTGAACGTAAACTCATTAAGAAAATCGAGAAAACACTGAAAAAAGTCGAAGATGATGACTTTGGTTTCTGTGAATCTTGTGGAGTGGAAATCGGTATTCGCCGTTTAGAAGCTCGCCCTACAGCCGATTTATGCATCGACTGTAAAACATTAGCTGAAATCCGTGAAAAGCAGATGGCTGGCTAA
- a CDS encoding response regulator transcription factor — MIKVALVDDHIVVRSGFAQLLMLEPDIHIVGEYSNGQEAWPYLAHDDIDVAVMDLSMPGESGLQLQSRLKQKRPDFRTIILSIYDTPAFVQSALDSGARGYLTKRCGPEELVQAVRAVHQGGCYLCSDAMKALRQTPEKEDALHTLTPREREIFNLLVQGVNVKTIAVQLNLSHKTVHVHRANVLGKLGCETTIDLVHFALKNQLITGSL; from the coding sequence ATGATAAAAGTTGCTTTAGTAGATGATCACATTGTTGTGCGTTCTGGTTTTGCACAACTCTTAATGCTAGAACCCGATATTCACATCGTGGGTGAATATTCTAATGGACAAGAAGCATGGCCTTATTTAGCACATGACGATATTGATGTTGCCGTTATGGATCTCTCTATGCCCGGCGAAAGTGGTCTACAACTCCAAAGCCGTTTAAAACAAAAACGCCCTGATTTCCGAACTATTATTTTAAGTATCTATGACACCCCAGCCTTTGTTCAAAGTGCTCTAGACTCTGGTGCTCGCGGTTATTTAACCAAACGTTGTGGCCCTGAAGAGTTGGTACAAGCGGTACGCGCTGTACATCAAGGTGGTTGTTATCTCTGCTCTGATGCCATGAAAGCATTGCGACAAACACCTGAAAAAGAAGATGCACTCCATACTTTAACGCCTCGTGAAAGAGAGATTTTTAATCTGTTAGTTCAAGGTGTTAATGTCAAAACCATTGCTGTACAACTTAATCTTAGCCATAAGACCGTACACGTTCATCGAGCCAATGTACTGGGTAAATTAGGCTGTGAAACCACCATCGATTTAGTTCATTTCGCTTTAAAGAATCAGTTGATCACAGGCTCGCTGTAA
- the folK gene encoding 2-amino-4-hydroxy-6-hydroxymethyldihydropteridine diphosphokinase, with translation MNKQKKRVYIILGSNLNSPDDQVNSAIKAISEIPQTTLIAQSSWYRTRPMGPQDQPDYLNVAVAVDTTLAPEELLDNTQAIELAQGRVRKEGNRWGPRTLDLDIMLFGDDVIQTERLTVPHYGLKVREFMLYPLAELAPDLRFPDGELLADRLALVPENGMEKW, from the coding sequence ATGAATAAACAGAAGAAACGTGTTTATATCATTCTGGGAAGTAATTTGAATTCACCTGACGATCAGGTGAATTCAGCGATTAAGGCAATCAGTGAGATCCCACAAACAACATTGATTGCACAATCATCTTGGTATCGTACACGCCCAATGGGGCCTCAAGATCAGCCTGATTACCTAAATGTCGCTGTTGCGGTTGATACAACATTAGCGCCAGAAGAATTACTTGATAACACTCAAGCCATTGAATTGGCGCAAGGTCGTGTGAGAAAAGAAGGCAATCGTTGGGGACCAAGAACGCTTGATCTTGATATTATGTTATTTGGTGATGACGTGATCCAAACAGAGCGATTAACCGTACCTCATTACGGGCTTAAAGTCCGTGAATTTATGCTTTATCCATTAGCTGAATTAGCACCTGATCTTCGCTTTCCTGATGGTGAGTTATTAGCAGACAGATTGGCGTTAGTGCCTGAAAATGGCATGGAAAAGTGGTAA
- the panB gene encoding 3-methyl-2-oxobutanoate hydroxymethyltransferase — protein sequence MKPTTLSTLNRYKQEKKKFATITAYDSSFARLFAQEGIQAMLIGDSLGMTLQGHNSTLPVTVEQIAYHTRCVRAGAPNAFLIADMPFMSYSTPEQACLNAGILMQAGANMVKIEGGNWLIPTVKMLAERAVPVCIHLGLTPQSVNVFGGYKVQGREHDEAEQLKQDAIALENAGAQLAVLECVPVALAKTITDALAMPVIGIGAGNVTDGQILVMHDLLGLTPQAPKFSKDFLQEAGSLKGAVSLYVQQVEQGLFPAEKHSFN from the coding sequence ATGAAACCCACTACACTTTCAACGCTAAATCGCTATAAGCAAGAAAAGAAAAAATTCGCCACCATCACCGCTTATGATTCAAGTTTTGCCCGCCTTTTTGCACAAGAAGGTATTCAAGCCATGCTGATTGGTGATTCGTTAGGAATGACACTACAAGGTCATAACAGCACGCTACCCGTTACTGTTGAACAAATTGCCTATCACACCCGCTGTGTAAGAGCTGGCGCACCTAATGCCTTCTTAATTGCTGATATGCCCTTTATGTCTTACTCAACACCTGAACAAGCTTGCCTTAATGCCGGCATTTTGATGCAAGCGGGTGCTAATATGGTGAAGATTGAAGGTGGAAATTGGTTAATTCCTACCGTGAAAATGCTGGCTGAGCGTGCAGTTCCTGTCTGCATCCATTTAGGTCTAACACCACAATCTGTCAATGTCTTTGGGGGTTATAAAGTCCAAGGCAGAGAGCACGACGAAGCCGAACAATTAAAGCAGGATGCTATCGCCCTTGAAAATGCAGGTGCTCAATTGGCGGTATTGGAATGCGTTCCTGTTGCTCTGGCAAAAACAATAACAGACGCATTAGCGATGCCAGTTATTGGTATTGGTGCGGGTAATGTCACTGATGGACAAATTCTTGTGATGCATGACTTATTAGGCTTAACCCCTCAAGCACCTAAGTTCTCAAAAGATTTTTTACAAGAAGCAGGTTCATTAAAAGGTGCTGTCAGCCTTTATGTTCAACAAGTGGAACAAGGCCTGTTTCCCGCAGAAAAACATTCATTTAACTGA
- the panC gene encoding pantoate--beta-alanine ligase, whose product MLIIETTLILRREIKRLKQEGKRIALVPTMGNLHEGHLKLIEEARIHADVVIASIFVNPLQFDREADLANYPRTLQEDCELLRDKHVDIIFAPSAKEMYPHGMENQTTVDVPVLSTVLEGASRPGHFRGVTTVVSKLFNLVQPDVAMFGEKDFQQLQIIKKMVSDLCMDISIVPVAIVRDKNGLALSSRNRLLSDSEKQQAPALYQAMQEIAEQLKSGDHDVNQLLQNAKNTLEQQGFRADECFICDADTLTPLSEESRRAVVLMAAWLGNTRLIDNQQVNLV is encoded by the coding sequence ATGCTAATTATTGAAACTACGCTTATCTTACGCAGAGAAATCAAGCGATTAAAGCAAGAAGGTAAACGCATTGCATTGGTTCCAACCATGGGTAATCTTCATGAAGGCCACTTAAAACTAATTGAAGAAGCCCGTATTCACGCTGATGTCGTGATAGCCTCTATATTTGTGAATCCACTTCAATTTGATAGAGAAGCAGATTTAGCAAACTACCCTCGAACTTTGCAAGAAGATTGCGAGTTACTGCGTGATAAACATGTCGATATTATCTTTGCACCTTCAGCGAAAGAGATGTATCCACACGGTATGGAAAATCAAACCACCGTTGATGTACCTGTATTGTCTACCGTATTAGAAGGTGCAAGCCGTCCTGGTCATTTTCGTGGTGTTACAACGGTTGTTAGTAAGCTTTTTAATCTTGTGCAACCTGATGTTGCGATGTTTGGAGAAAAAGACTTCCAACAGCTGCAAATTATCAAAAAAATGGTAAGCGATTTATGTATGGATATCAGCATCGTTCCTGTTGCTATCGTACGTGACAAAAATGGTTTAGCACTCAGTTCGCGCAATCGCCTATTATCTGATAGCGAAAAACAGCAAGCCCCTGCACTTTATCAAGCGATGCAAGAAATCGCAGAACAATTAAAGTCGGGTGATCATGATGTTAATCAGTTACTGCAAAATGCAAAAAACACCTTAGAGCAGCAAGGTTTTCGTGCAGATGAGTGCTTTATTTGTGATGCCGATACACTCACACCATTAAGTGAAGAAAGCCGTCGAGCGGTTGTTTTAATGGCAGCATGGCTGGGTAATACACGTCTTATCGATAACCAGCAAGTTAATCTTGTGTAA
- the pcnB gene encoding polynucleotide adenylyltransferase PcnB — MISRLIFLIIRIYYSRCHIFNRVAHFCRNLLGRQTTSSDTQPVASERPVTASDRPIQETQKPVRRRPAISADRPRKKKSNKEKANGSDLPMTVIPRDQHPISRKDISDNALKVLYRLNNSGFQAYLVGGGVRDLLLGKKPKDFDIATNATPEDVRRLFRNSRLVGRRFRLAHIMFGPEVIEVATFRGSHEDHEVSDNNQSQQAQSGMLLRDNIFGSIEEDAIRRDFTLNSLYYGVDDFAVRDYVGGLADLKAGIIRLIGDPETRYREDPVRMLRAIRFASKLDMQIAPETAEPISRLAPLLRNIPSARLFEESLKLLQTGQGYKTYKLMCRHQLLEPLFPLIASKMTEQHDTPMERMLDQVLKNTDYRINKEMRVNPAFLFAAMLWYPLIEHAEKLVQESGLSYYDSFSMAMNDILDEQCRTIAIPKRITTTMRDIWQLQQRLPKRQGRRANKLLEHPKFRAAFDLLELRANVQRNPELEALASWWADFQASNNTQQRSMVSELGQAPVRRRPRPRKRPRHPSAKPASRQESTNE; from the coding sequence ATGATTAGCCGCTTAATTTTTTTAATTATTAGAATTTATTATTCGAGGTGTCATATTTTTAATCGAGTAGCACATTTCTGCCGTAATCTGCTAGGGCGACAAACAACGTCATCAGACACACAACCGGTAGCAAGTGAAAGGCCAGTCACTGCATCTGACCGACCAATACAAGAAACACAGAAACCTGTGCGTCGGCGTCCTGCTATATCCGCAGACCGTCCCCGTAAAAAAAAGAGTAATAAAGAAAAGGCGAACGGGAGTGATTTGCCAATGACTGTGATCCCAAGAGATCAACACCCAATTTCACGTAAAGACATCAGTGATAATGCATTAAAAGTGCTTTATCGCCTCAACAACTCTGGCTTTCAGGCTTATTTAGTGGGTGGTGGTGTCCGTGACTTATTACTGGGAAAAAAACCAAAAGACTTTGATATTGCCACTAATGCAACACCTGAAGATGTACGTCGATTATTCCGCAACAGCCGTTTAGTCGGTCGTCGTTTCCGTCTTGCTCATATTATGTTTGGCCCTGAAGTCATTGAGGTTGCGACTTTCCGTGGCTCTCATGAAGATCATGAAGTTTCAGACAATAACCAATCTCAGCAAGCACAAAGCGGTATGTTACTGCGCGACAATATTTTTGGCTCAATTGAAGAAGATGCCATTCGTCGTGACTTTACATTAAACAGCCTTTATTACGGTGTTGATGACTTTGCTGTACGTGATTACGTTGGCGGTTTGGCGGATCTAAAAGCAGGTATTATTCGCTTAATTGGCGATCCTGAAACGCGCTATCGCGAAGATCCCGTCAGAATGCTCAGAGCCATTCGCTTTGCCAGCAAACTGGATATGCAAATTGCGCCTGAAACCGCAGAGCCAATTAGCAGACTCGCCCCTTTATTACGTAACATTCCATCAGCTCGTCTTTTTGAAGAGTCACTAAAATTATTACAAACAGGGCAAGGCTACAAAACTTACAAGTTAATGTGCCGCCATCAATTGCTTGAGCCACTGTTTCCACTGATTGCTTCTAAAATGACGGAGCAACATGATACGCCGATGGAGAGAATGTTAGATCAAGTTCTCAAAAATACAGACTATCGCATTAATAAAGAGATGCGAGTCAATCCGGCGTTCTTATTTGCAGCAATGTTGTGGTATCCATTAATTGAACATGCTGAAAAACTAGTCCAAGAAAGTGGTCTTTCTTACTATGACTCTTTCTCTATGGCGATGAACGATATTTTAGATGAGCAATGCCGTACTATTGCGATACCAAAACGTATTACCACAACAATGCGTGATATCTGGCAATTACAGCAACGTTTACCTAAACGCCAAGGTCGTCGTGCGAATAAATTACTTGAGCACCCTAAATTCCGTGCAGCGTTCGATTTACTGGAATTACGTGCCAATGTACAACGCAACCCAGAGCTTGAAGCGTTAGCAAGTTGGTGGGCTGATTTCCAAGCGTCTAATAATACGCAACAGCGCTCAATGGTATCTGAATTAGGTCAAGCACCAGTTCGCAGACGTCCGCGTCCACGTAAACGCCCTCGTCATCCAAGTGCAAAACCGGCATCTAGACAAGAGAGCACCAATGAATAA
- the sfsA gene encoding DNA/RNA nuclease SfsA: protein MKFEQPLQSATLLKRYKRFLADVVTPNGEEFTLHCANTGAMTGCATPGDTVWYSTSSNAKRKYPHSWELTQTQTDDWICVNTLRANGIIADAIEAGDIPELSEYDEIKREVKYGSENSRIDILLKSNHKVDCYIEVKSVTLLDNGMGYFPDAKTQRGQKHLRELTAIAKLGLRAVLFYAVPHTGITEVTVAKEIDPDYASLLKEASDAGVEILCYRINISEYNLTIGQQLPFISNG, encoded by the coding sequence ATGAAATTTGAGCAACCACTACAATCTGCCACTTTACTAAAACGATATAAACGTTTTTTAGCAGACGTTGTTACCCCTAATGGGGAAGAATTCACGCTCCATTGCGCCAACACCGGTGCAATGACGGGATGTGCAACACCCGGTGATACCGTTTGGTACTCCACCTCTTCAAATGCAAAAAGAAAATATCCGCATAGCTGGGAACTAACTCAAACTCAAACCGATGATTGGATTTGTGTAAATACCTTAAGAGCGAATGGAATTATTGCTGATGCTATTGAGGCCGGTGACATTCCAGAATTATCTGAGTATGACGAGATAAAACGAGAAGTGAAATACGGTAGTGAGAACAGCCGTATTGACATTTTACTTAAATCAAATCATAAAGTTGACTGTTATATTGAAGTGAAGTCAGTCACCTTGCTAGACAACGGGATGGGTTATTTTCCTGATGCCAAAACACAACGCGGTCAGAAACATCTTCGAGAGTTGACGGCTATCGCAAAATTGGGTTTAAGGGCTGTCTTATTCTACGCAGTTCCCCATACTGGCATTACGGAAGTGACTGTTGCTAAAGAGATTGACCCTGACTATGCTTCACTGCTAAAAGAAGCCAGTGATGCAGGGGTTGAAATCTTGTGTTATCGCATCAATATTAGTGAATACAATTTAACAATTGGACAGCAATTACCTTTTATTTCAAATGGTTAA
- the gluQRS gene encoding tRNA glutamyl-Q(34) synthetase GluQRS — MHEITDYIGRFAPSPTGQLHFGSLVTALSSYLQARAHHGHWLLRIDDIDPLREPPGTASQIIRTLEHYGLFWDKEILYQSQRHDAYREILHTLWKEGVCYHCHCSRHRLHDLGGVYDNHCRHREALTNNVTPFDKESAWRLIQQHPVYHFEDVIQGTYYSKSTSIVLEDMIIHRKDNLFAYNLVTVIDDSYQGVTEVVRGADLLDPTLRQISLHKQLNLPIPRYAHLPLAINHDGNKLSKQNHAHALPDTDPRPVIIDALRFLNQPIIVGWQDYSLASLLEIATAQWSPSEILKQNHQQQGYE; from the coding sequence ATGCACGAGATTACAGACTATATTGGGCGCTTTGCGCCATCGCCAACGGGTCAACTTCATTTTGGCTCATTGGTTACTGCACTTAGCAGTTATCTTCAAGCTCGCGCACACCACGGGCATTGGCTTCTGCGCATCGATGATATTGACCCTCTTAGAGAACCTCCCGGCACTGCATCCCAAATTATTCGCACATTAGAACATTATGGTTTGTTCTGGGATAAAGAGATCCTCTATCAATCGCAACGCCATGATGCTTACCGTGAAATTTTACACACACTTTGGAAAGAAGGTGTTTGCTACCATTGTCATTGTAGCCGTCATCGTTTACATGACTTAGGGGGCGTGTATGATAACCACTGTCGTCACCGTGAGGCACTCACCAATAATGTGACACCTTTTGATAAAGAGAGTGCATGGAGGTTGATCCAACAGCATCCTGTTTATCATTTTGAAGATGTTATTCAAGGTACATATTATTCAAAGAGTACGTCTATCGTGTTAGAAGATATGATTATTCACAGAAAAGATAACTTATTTGCGTATAATCTAGTGACGGTAATTGATGATAGTTATCAGGGTGTAACCGAAGTTGTTAGAGGTGCCGATCTACTTGATCCCACGTTGCGACAAATCAGTTTACATAAACAACTGAATTTACCTATTCCGCGTTATGCTCATTTACCTTTAGCAATAAATCATGACGGTAATAAATTATCGAAACAAAATCACGCGCACGCGTTGCCAGATACTGATCCAAGACCCGTCATTATCGATGCGTTACGATTTCTTAATCAGCCTATTATTGTGGGTTGGCAAGATTATTCGTTAGCATCATTGTTAGAGATTGCGACTGCGCAGTGGTCACCTTCTGAGATTTTAAAACAAAATCATCAGCAACAAGGGTATGAATAA